In one Methylocaldum szegediense genomic region, the following are encoded:
- a CDS encoding tryptophan 2,3-dioxygenase family protein, translated as MRGSTGEELQYSDYLGLDVFLKAPVPESGRVPGAVHDETLFIIAHEVRELWLKEILHELKSVLELFSVVPLGRRKIGLIAARLGRLVAVQRIMNRQMEVLETISPLDFLELRDRFSSNTMFESSRLREIELRLGLAARGTQQSLDRFRPEERAALRKAQGEKSLFEAVDDWLTTMPFRSIDMREFWSRYRKIVHDTLERDYQSVQSDPRLSGWDRKRQLGRLENAHYRFDALFKPEEYELLREEGLFHFRQSAVLSALFLLLYREEPFLDGPFTILKRLMDIDDQLVAWRIDRALFQQQVWGAKLGPGGSTSYDYVQETMEEKRIFKDLSGLATFLVSRSDLPALPQEIRRSIDVHFGSD; from the coding sequence ATGAGAGGATCAACGGGCGAAGAACTCCAATATTCGGATTATTTAGGGCTTGATGTGTTTCTCAAAGCCCCGGTTCCAGAAAGCGGGCGAGTGCCTGGGGCAGTTCACGATGAAACCCTGTTTATCATCGCGCATGAGGTGCGTGAGCTGTGGCTCAAGGAAATCCTTCATGAACTGAAGTCGGTGCTCGAGTTGTTTTCGGTGGTGCCCCTGGGGCGGCGAAAGATCGGGTTGATCGCGGCGCGCCTCGGTCGCCTAGTCGCGGTCCAGCGAATCATGAATCGTCAGATGGAGGTCCTGGAAACAATCTCGCCGCTTGACTTTCTCGAATTACGGGATCGTTTTTCCTCGAACACTATGTTCGAGAGCAGTCGGCTACGCGAGATCGAACTTCGTCTGGGACTTGCGGCACGAGGGACCCAGCAATCACTCGATCGGTTTCGGCCTGAAGAACGTGCGGCCCTTCGCAAAGCACAAGGCGAGAAGAGCTTGTTCGAGGCCGTCGATGATTGGCTTACGACCATGCCTTTTCGAAGCATCGACATGAGGGAATTCTGGTCGCGTTACCGCAAGATTGTGCATGATACCCTGGAACGGGATTACCAGTCGGTGCAGAGCGATCCTAGGCTGTCCGGCTGGGATCGAAAAAGGCAGCTCGGCAGACTCGAAAATGCCCACTATCGGTTCGATGCGCTGTTCAAGCCGGAAGAGTACGAATTGTTGCGGGAAGAAGGATTATTTCATTTCCGCCAATCCGCCGTGTTGTCTGCCCTATTTCTTCTACTCTATCGGGAGGAACCGTTTCTGGACGGGCCATTTACTATCCTCAAGCGGTTGATGGATATCGACGATCAGCTGGTCGCTTGGCGCATTGATCGTGCCTTGTTCCAGCAACAGGTGTGGGGAGCTAAACTGGGACCGGGCGGAAGCACGAGCTACGACTACGTTCAGGAAACGATGGAAGAAAAAAGAATCTTCAAGGATTTGTCGGGTCTTGCGACGTTTCTGGTTTCGCGTTCCGATTTACCGGCGCTGCCTCAAGAGATCAGAAGAAGCATTGATGTTCACTTCGGTTCCGATTGA